Genomic window (uncultured Desulfovibrio sp.):
CCACAAGCGCCACGACTGGCAACGGCAGAAAGGGGCACTTCCCCCTTTACAGCCGGCACGGGCTGGGGCAGGGTAGGCGCGTTCCCTTTCACCTGCCCGAGGATGTGCCCATGCCCGTCACCCGTTCCCTTTCCGTCAGTCCCGCGCTGCCCATCGGTCTTTTTGATTCCGGCATCGGCGGCCTTACCGTCCTGCGTGCCATCAGCCACCGCCTGCCCCAGGAAAAGCTGCTCTATCTGGGCGATACGGCCCGCCTGCCCTATGGTACCAAAAGCCGGGACACCATCATCCGCTACACCCTCAAGGCAGCCCAGAAACTGGTGGACGAGGGCATCAAGATGCTGGTCATTGCCTGCAATACGGCCACCAGCGCCGCCTTGCCCACCCTGCGCGAGCATTTCTTTCCGCTGCCGGTGCTGGGCGTGGTGGAGCCAGGCGCCCAGGCAGCCGTAGCGGCCACGCGCAACCGCTGCATTGCCGTCATCGCCACCGAGGCCACCATTACCGACGGCGCCTACCAGCAGGCCATCACCCGCCTGTGTCCGCAGGCCACGGTGCTGGGGCGGGCCTGTTCCCTCTTTGTGCCCATGGCCGAAGAAGGCTGGATTGACGGCCCCCTGGCCGAAGGCGCGGCCCACCGCTACCTTGACGATATCTTTACACCGGCCGTCACGGCCCCGCGACCCGATACCCTGGTGCTGGGCTGCACCCATTTTCCGCTGTTCAAGAAGGTCTTGCAGCGGGTCATCGGCCCGCAGGTCCACATTGTGGACTCGGCGGAGACCACGGCCCTTGCCGTGGACGGGGAATTGCAGCGCCTGAACCTGCTGCGCCCGGCAGATGCGGCGGAAGAGCCGGCTCCCCGCTTCATGACCACGGACAACCAGCAGCGCTTTGTGCGCACGGCCAGCCTTTTTCTGGGGCGCACCCTGCATCATGGCGAAGTTGAGCTGGTCAATCTGTAAAAAATGAGCAAAAAAACGCGCCAAAAAGCCTTTTTGACCGCAAGAATACCGACTTTTTGTTGACAGGGGGTGCCGCCTTCCTTACAACAACTCAATCCAACTCGGGGCGCCTCGCCCCTCATCATAACTGGAGAACGATCATGACCAAAGCCGAGCTTGTTGAAAAGATTTATGCCAAGGCCGGTCTGCCCACCAAGGCCAAGGCGGAAGAAGCCCTTGATGCCGTCGTGGCTTCCCTGCGCGAAGCCCTGGCCGCCGGAGAGTCCGTGACCTTTACCGGCTTCGGCAGCTTCAAGGTCGTGGAACGCGCCGCGCGCAAGGGGCGCAACCCCCGTACCAACGAGGAAATCACCATCCCCTCCAGCAAGGTCGTCAAATTCACTCCCGGCAAGGGCCTGAAAGACGCCATCAAGTAAGCTTTAGCGTCATCCACAATACAAAATGGCGTCAGCCCTTCGGGGAGGACGCCGTTTGCATTGCGGAGGGGTGGCAGAGCGGCTGATTGCGGCGGTCTTGAAAACCGCTGAAGGTTTACGCCTTCCGGGGGTTCAAATCCCTCCCCCTCCGCCAAACTAGAGTTCACCAAAGTTCGTAGAAGTCCGCAAAGCCTTGAGCTGCGCGGACTTTCTTCGTTTTTGAGGTTCGTTGAAGTCCGCCAAGGTTCATAGACAGCCGCGAAAAAGGGGGGTACGTTTGTGGGGTATCTGAAAAAACATACCCCCTGAAAGTCAGGAGTACCCCCAATGGCCAAGAAGCTGACGGATACCGCTGTGAAAACGGCGAAGCCCAAGGAAAAGCCCTACAAGGTGGCGGATGGTGACGGGCTGTATGTGCTGGTCAACCCAGGCGGCGGCAAGCTCTGGCGGCTCAAATACCGCTTTGAGGGGAAAGAAAAACTCCTGGCCATCGGCACCTATCCTGCCGTTTCTCTCAAGGAGGCGCGGGCCCGGGCGGTCACGGCAAAGGAAATGATCGCACGCGGCATAGACCCCTGCGCCGCACGCAAGGCAGCCAAGGCGGAAGCCCTCGCCAAGAGTCTGACCTTTGAAGTGGTGGCGCGGGAATGGCACAAGAAGAAGCTGGCGGGCTGGACGCCCAACCATGCCCGGCAGATCATCCGGCGACTGGAGACCCTGGCCTTTCCTGACCTTGGCAGCAGGCCCATTGCCGAGCTTGGCGCGCCGGACTTCCTGGCTGTGCTGGGCAAGGTGGAGCGGCAAGGCCACCTGGAGACAGCCCGCCGCCTTGCCCAGATATGCGGACAGGTGACGCGCTACGCACGCCTTGCCGGGATGATCGTCGCAGATCCGGCAAGCCATCTGACCGAAGCCCTGACCACAAAGCCGGTGCGCCACCATGCCGCCATCACCGAACCGCAGGAGATCGGCGCCCTGCTCCGGGCCATAGATGACTATCCGGGGGACGTGTCCGTTTCCTTCGCCCTGAAGATCATGCCGTATGTCTTTGTCCGCTCCAGCGAGCTGCGGCGGGCCTCCTGGACGGAAATCGACCTGGACAGGGCGGAATGGCTGATACCTGCCGAACGCATGAAGATGCGGCGGCCCCACCTTGTCCCGCTTGCCCGGCAAGTGGTGGGGATGTTCCGAGCCCTGCACGCCATCACCGGCAACAGGGAGCTTGTCTTCCCCGGTACGGCTTCTGCCACGCGCTGCATATCAGATGTTGGTCTGCTCAACGCCCTGCGCCGGCTGGGCTATGGCCGGGATGAAATGACCGTCCACGGCTTCCGCAGCATGGCTTCTACCCGGTTGAACGAAATGGGCTACCGCCCTGACGTGATCGAGGCACAGCTTGCCCATGCCGAAAAGAACAGCGTAAGGGATGCCTACAACCGTGCCCAGTATGTGGAAGAGCGCCGCCGCATGATGCAGGAGTGGGCCGACTACCTGGACAGCCTGCGGGACGGTGAAGGGGGTAACGAATAATGAGCCCCTGCCCTTGCCGGTGAATTGCCTACCTTGGCCGTTTTGGAGGTGTAAAAGGTGTAAAGGTGTAAGCGCCCTACAGCCACAAGGGTTTGCGGCTTACACCTTTCGGATTACACCTTTTTTGAAGGTGTAAAGGTGTAAGCGCAGGGCTTGTAATAGTGCAACTATTGCTCTATTATGGCGGCATGCCCACATTGAAACGCTTCCCATCCTTCAAGATCGAGATCCGTTACCGCGACCACCTGCCGCCCCATGTGCATGTTTTGTCCAGAGATCGGCGGGAAGTCCTGGTAGAGCTGGAGAGGCTGGCCGTTACCGGTAATATCCCCCGGCATGACCTTGCCGAGGTCCTGACATGGATCGCGGACAACAGGGGGGAGCTGATGACGATATGGAGGAACTACCACCCATGAGCAGATTTTTCTTTCCCGAATTGCAGGGGGTGGAGGCGCTGGCCCCCTATCGCCTGCGGACGCGCTGGAGCACCGGCGAAGTGCTGGACGTGGACGTGTCCGGGATACTCCACAGCCTGCCGGAGCTTGCCCCCCTGCTGGAGCCGGAGACCTTCGCCCTGGTGCATGTGGGGGAATGGGGCGGCACGGTGGAATGGTTTGATAGCGAGCTGGGCGCGGATAACGTCTATGCTTGGGCAAAGGAGCAGGCCGGGCAGCCAAGCCATGAGATGCTGGCGGCATGGATGAGGCGCAACGGCCTTTCCCTGACTACCGCCGCCGCTGCCCTGGGCATGAGCCGCCGCATGGTCTCCTATTACCGCACGGCCCGGAAGCCCATCCCCCGGCATGTGTGGCTGGCCTGTCTTGGATGGGAGGCGGCGGGATGCAAGGACGGCCTGCCCTTCTCCTTGCCGGGAAAGGTGGCCTGAGCTGGCGGCCTTCTGGGGATTACCCAAGGATTTCAGGGGCGTTGAAATAACAGGGGGGGGTGCCCCGGCAAGCAATGTTGTACCATGGCAACCGGTGGAGTGGGTACCATCCATGTACACCCATGGAGTCAGTTCAGGTCTGAGAGCTACGGCAGGCCGCTGCGGTGATGGGCCGTAGCTGGATTTGTTGGACTTTTCCCCGGCTAGGCATGGCGTCATGAACCATGCCGAAAAGGCGGAACCCTTGCCGCCCTGCCGGGGAGCTATCAAGGGAGACCCTGCAAGGGGGGATATATGATCGCGGAAAGAGTGCTGAAACAGCTGGAAAGACTGCGAGAAGGCACGCCCGCCTTTTTTGATTTTGGCCTAAGTGAAGCACTAAACAGATTTGAAAATGAAAGATATGATAAATCTATCAAATATATATTCATTCCATGCGACTTTGAATCGTGGATAAAAAAGAAGTTATGGACAGTACATGAGGCATCTGTAATTTTTTTAGGACTAGAACCTTCAGTTTTTCTTGGGTATGAACAGAGATATTTTTATCTAAAAGATAATCATAAAGACCGAGGTGCTGATTTTAAAATATATTGTGAAATAGCTTATTTTACACTGGAAAGAACAGAAATATTAAAAGAAATTGAACGTTGCGTCATGGAAAGAGCAATAAGTGTAACAAATACTACAGAACGAGCATATATTAATGCGTCTGCTATTTGCCATCTTTTCATGGTGCGAGGTATGCCTATTCCTAATGAGTTGTTAAATTTTGCAAAAGGAAATATGGACCCTGTAACGATATGGGAAAAATTCTTAGAAAAAGAACAAGATAAAAAGACTGTAAAAACTCTTTCCACATACCTATATAGGAAGCAAGGTAGATCGTGGAAGGAAATCGCCTCAATTTTCAATGTCCAGGAACGCACTGCTATGCGCTGGATTGAAAATGAGGCAGGTGAGCAGCTCCGGCAAAAAAACGGCCTTCCTGAACTCCCCTACAAGATAGGATAGAAAGGGCAGATGTCATAGCATGTCGCATTTTGTCATCTTCATGACAACCACAAAAGTTCGTTAACCTCCTTGCAAATACATTAAGCTGCAAGGAGGTTTTTTTCATGTCCGCTACTGTTCAAAGCTCCCCCGCCCCTGTCCTGCCGGAAACCGGATTTCTGCGCCTGGCCGATGTGCTGCTGTTCGTACCTGTCTGCCGGACTGCCTGGTACAACGGTGTGAAGTCCGGGCTGTTTCCCCAGCCCGTGGCCCTGGGCAAGCGTGCCCGCGGCTACCGCGTGGAAGATGTGCGCGCCCTGATCGACCGTCTCAATGCCGGTGAGGGGGCTGTCAATGCGTAATAAAAAAGCCCCCAGCTTGGCGGCGGTGGGGGCAGGTAAAAAAGGCGGCAAGGTGAGGGATCTTGCTTGTCCCCATTCTGCCACACCTGCCCGCCCCGCACAAGCCGAATGCTGCGACCGCTGCCAGTTTTTCCGCGTTGTGGCCCTGGCTTCCGGCCATGACCGCAAGCTGTGCATGATGACCGGTTCAAAGCTCACCACCGCCGCCGGCTGGTGTGACCTGTTCGCGCCCGGCAAGTGGGAAGAGACCTGGGCCGATCCTGCACCGGCCCCCCGTCAAAGCTGGCTCTACCGTGTCTGTAGGCATGGCATCGTGCCGTCCTTCCGGGCCGCCATCATCGGCCTTGTGGGATGCCGTTCCCATTACCTGCCGGACGGTCGCGGCTGGCCTGTCCTCTGCCCCGGCTTCAAGGTGAAGGAGGGCTGCCATGCCGCGTAGCAATACCGCTGGATCTTTGCGGCCCTTGACGCGCGCCCTGGCTTTGGGCATGGTTGAGTTCCCAAATCAAACGAGGCGTAGCAAGCGCCTTTCCTGCATCCCCAATGCCGGAAGAAGTCTTGCCGCACAGACTGCTTTTGCTGTCAACGCTCCTGCCGGACGTATGCCCGGCGGGCTGCTTGCGCATATTGGCAGGGTTGTAACGTCCAGTATCCGTGAGGACTGGCGGCTTCGTTTGAGCCGGGGAGCGTTATACCCTGCCTTTTTTATTTCTCCCGAATCAAACGAGGCCCTCATGATTCCTTTCATCCCCGCCGCCCTGTGGCACACCGTCGCGGCCCATCCCTGCAACGTCATTCCTGCCGGGGAGGTGCGCCATGCGTAACGACCTGCCCACCATTGCCCCCGATCAGATGAAGACCCTCAAGGCTGCGGTGCTGGCCGCTGCTCTCTCCCCTGCCGATGCTGACCTTGACCATGCCGGGAAGTCCCGCCGCTGCAACGCCCTGTATGGGCAGCTCTTCCGCCGCTACGGCATCGACCGCCCCCAGGACATGCCCGCCATGGCCCTGGGGGACGCGCTGCGGTGGCTTGAAGAGCAATCCCGCCCCAACTCCCATGCCGGGCTTGAAGAACGCGCACGCGCCGCGCTGGAGCGTCTGAGGGCCGCAAGGGCCGACCTGTATCAATACCAACAGGCGGTGAAAGAGATGCGGGCCGTGGCCGGTGAGCTGCTGCCCCTGGCCTATGACCGTATGGGGCTGTCCGGCAACGCACGGGCTTTTGTGGCGGATGGCCTGAGCGGGGCAATCATGGGCCAGATTTGGGACGTGGAACGCTCCCTTGTGGAGACAGGGGACAGGGCGGAAGCGTCGGCCCTGGGCCTGCTGCGGCTGGCCCGTGGTCTGGATCAGCAGGAGGTGCGCGAATGAGTGACGACATTTTGAACGCCTTCACGGAAAGCCTGCGCGCCGCCGGGCTGGTGGTGGAGCACGTCCGGACGGACGGCCACCTGCACCGCTGCGGCACCACGGACAGACCGCGCGGCACGGACGGGGCCTACCGCATCCATCTGGACGCCCCGGCCTGCTGCTGGTGGAAGAACTGGCGGACCGGTGATGAAGGATCCCACACGACCAAGCCGGAAAAAGACCTTACCCCTGCCGAGCGCAAGGCCCTGCGGGAGCGCATCGCCGCCGCCCGGAAGGAGGCCGAAGAGGAACAGGCCACGCGCTGGGCCGCGTCTGCCAAGCTGGCCCGGACCATTTGGGATGCGGCGGGCAGTGCATCGGATGCACACCCCTACTTGCAACGGAAAGGCGTCCCTGCCCTTGCCGGTATCCGGCAACGTGAATGGCGGGGCGTAACGGAGCTTCTGCTGCCCGTTCTGGATGCATCCGGCCAACTGGTGAGCTTGCAGTTCATCTTGCCGGAAAAGCCTGCTGAGGGGGCGGACAAGCGCTTTCTGAAGGGTGGCAGGACGGCGGGTGGCTACTGCCCCATCCCGGCAAAGGACGGGAGCAAGGACGCCCCCCTGCTCATAGCGGAGGGCTACGCCACCGCCGCAAGCCTGCACCTTGCCACGGGCCACGCCTGCCTTGTGGCGTTCAATGCCGGGAACCTCCTGCCCGTGGCCCGCATGGCCCGGGACAAGTACCCCGACAGGGAGATCATCCTTTGCGCCGACAACGATTGTGGCGGCGGTGGGGACAGGAACCCCGGTGTGGAGGCGGCAACCAGGGCAGCGCAAGCCATCGGCGGCACGCTGGCCGTCTGCCCCGCCCTGGACGGCAGTAAGGCGGACTTCAACGACCTGCACACGGCCCGGAGCCTTGAAGCGGTGCGCAGGGTGATAGAGGAGGCCCGCCGGAAAACCTTCGCCGTCCATCTGCCAGAAGGCTTTTTCATCCGGGAAACCGGCAAGCATCCGGGCCTGTTCAAGGTGGAGACGAAGGGGGATGATAGCTTTGACCTGCGCATAGGGCCGCCGCTGCGGATCATCGGCAAGACCTTTGATGACGTGTGGGAGAACTGGGGCACGCTCATGACCTGGAAAGACCCGGCCGGGACGGAACACCGCTGGGCATTGCCGGATGACCTGTTGCAGGGACAGGGGCGCGAGTATGCCCAGATCCTTGCGCGTGGCGGCTACTCCATCGCCCCCGGACAGGCGGCCAAGTTCGCCGCATTCATCCAGGGCGTGCGGACGGATCGCTTTGTGACCTGCGTTCAGCGCATCGGCTGGCATTCCGATGCCTATGTCATGCCTGACGTAGCCTATGGCGTCCCTGCGGATACCGTCGTGCTCCAGTCCGCCCGGCATGCGAAGATGTTCAGGACGGGCGGCATGCTGGATGGCTGGCGCGAGATCCCCGGCCTGTGCGCGGGCAATTCCCGTCTTGTCTTCGCGCTGTGCCTCGCCTTTGCCGGGCCCCTGCTGCGCCTGTCCGGCATGGAGGGGGGCGGCTTCAGCTTTGAGGGCGGCTCATCCTCCGGCAAGACCACGGCCTTGCAAATAGCCGCTTCCGTCTGGGGCGGGCCGGAGCATGTGCGCTCATGGAGGACGACGGACAACGCGCTGGAAGGCGTGGCGGCGCTCCACAATGACAACGTGCTGATCCTGGACGAGGTGGGGCAGGTGGGGGCGGCGGCGCTGTCTGAGGCCGCCTACATGCTGGCAAACGGACAATCCAAGGGCCGCGCCGCCCGCGACGGTACACCCCGCGCCCTGCTGACGTGGCGGCTGCTCTTCCTGTCATCCGGTGAGCTGGGGCTTGCGGACAAGCTTGCGGAGAACGGTCTGAAGTCCAGAGGCGGCCAGGAAGTGCGCTTTGTGGGCCTGCCCGTGGACAAGGCCATGCTGACGGATTTTCACGGCCTGCCGGACGCCGGGGCCGTTGCCGACCGCCTCAAGATGCTTTGCGCCGAACACTACGGACATGCCGGGCGGGCCTTCCTGCAATGGCTGTGCGCCCATCGTGAGGAAACCGGCAAGGATATACAGGCCAGCATCCCCCTGATCGTGGACAGTATTTGCCCTCCGGACGCCACGGAACAGGTGCGACGGGTGGCAAAGCGCTTCGCTCTTGTCCTTGCCGGTGGCCTGGCCGCCCAACGGGCCGGGCTGCTGCCCCCTGATATGGAGATCTTGCCCCACGTCCAGAGCTGCCTTGACGACTGGCTTGAGGCCAGGGGCGGGGCCGGAGCCGCTGAAGATGCCGCCATCCTTGCGGCGGTGCGCCTGTTCATCGAGCAGCACGGGGCAAGCCGCTTCCAGGACATGGACACCAACGCCGCCACCTGCATCAATCGTGTTGGTTTCCGGCAAAAGAGGGCGGACGGCATGACGGAGTACCTGATCCTGCCGGAGCCCTTCCGGGCAGAGGTGGTCAAGGGCTACTCCCCACGCCGGGCCGCCGCCGTGCTACGTGATGCCGGATGGCTGCGCAGGAACGGCAACAAAAACTCCGCTGTCTGTACGCTTCCTGATATGGGACAGCGGCGCGTCTACGCTGTCACCTTGCCGGAAGATCGAGAAAACGAGGATGTGTAAACCTGCCCCGCCGTTTTCCGGCGTGTAAGACGTGTAAAGGTGAAAAATCCTACATCCATAAGTGTTTGCGGGCAAATACCCTACTTACACCTTGCTTACACCTTTACACCTTCAAAAAAGGTGTAAAGCCAAAGGTGTAAGCCGCAAAGCCTTGAGTACCAACGGTTCTTACACCTTTACACCTTTTACACCTTCAAAACGGTCTAGGTAAGGGCAGGACTGAAAGGGATGTACCGAAGGAGGCACGGACATGGAGACCATGAGCGATACCATATATCCGGGGCAGGAGTTTTTCCGCATCATCCACGAGGGGGAGCGGGCCGGGCTGTACAGGGTGGAGGTGCTGGCGACCGGCAAGGAAGAGGCAACGCTGCTGGGGGCACCCCTCATAGTGAAGGTGGTGGACGATGCAGCAGGGGACGGCAGGGCGCTGGCTATGGAGTGGCTGGACCCCAACGGCACACGGCACACACTCACCTTGCCGGAAAAGATGCTTGGCGGGCGGCGGATCAGGCCCATCGTCAGGCGGATGGTTCGCGGCGGGTGGCGGTGCTTCCTGCTGGGGAGAGAATCCATATTGATGTTCTCCCGCTTCCTGGTGGCGGCATGGAACACGGAACGGGGGGCGGGCGGCTATGAGTGAAGGCCTGTTCGACGCGGTGCTTGCCTCCCTTCATGACAGGGGGCGGGACCTTCAAAAAACCTCATGTACACGGCAGGGGGAGCAGCCGCCACAAGGGCATCCATGGCCGGTACTGCACGAGCTGAACGAGACATACCAGGTGGGGGCCCTGCCTGCCGATGATGGAAACGGGCTGGTACTGTGGCCGGCGGCGGGCCTGCTGCGATCCGAGAAGCTGGAAGCCCTGCGCTATGCCCGGAACAATATTGAGGCCCTGCTGCATGATCTGGCTCTGGAGCATCTGCCCCGGCAAGTATGGCTGGCTGGACAACAAAAGGAGGGCGGCGGTGCGCGTGATCATTGATAGCAGGGAGCAGGCCCCCTTTCCCTTCCGGGGGCCGCGCTATGAAGGCGTGACGGTGGAAGTGGGCGGCCTGAGCGTGGGCGACTATTCCCTTGCCGGACTGACAGACAGGGTGGCGGTGGAACGCAAGAGCCTGCCGGATCTTGTCATGTGCCTGGGCAGGGAGCGGGAACGCTTTGAACGGGAGCTTGCCAGAGGGGCGGCGCTGGACGCCTTTTGTGTAGTGGTGGAAGCCTCGTGGGCTGATCTGGCCGGTGGGCAGTACCGCAGCAGGATGAACCCGCATGCGGCTTGCCAGAGCGTGGCGGCATTTATGGGACGCTACCGCCTGCCCTTCCTCTTTGCCGGAAGCCGCCCCGCCGCCGAATACTGCACATGGTCTTTCCTCCGGCAATACCTGGAGGGGGCCCGGAAGAGGTTGGCCGCCATCGTGAAAGCCCATGACGCGGCTTAAAAGTCAACGGCTTGTCAACGGTGTTGACCTAAAAAAATGAGGGGCTTTGAACGCATGGGGCAACGTGTGCTTTTCAAAAAATGCCCTGTTTGTGGCGGGCTCTGGAGATTTTTTTGTTATGGGGTGGTGCACGGCGATGATGGTGGAGTCATACGACGTTACTTTCATTGCCGGAAATGCGGTAGCCGCTTGTCGCGTGAATATCGTGAAGAGTGGCGCGTCGTATCAAGAAAGAAAACAACGTGAAGGAGTTTTGCATATGTCCATGAAACAATGGTGGCAGCAATATCGTCCAGGGGAAGTTGAGAGGGTTCTTGCTCAAAGCGAGCAACAGAAAGAGGCCGAACAAAATGCCCATATCGGGCAGTATTTTCAGCAGGAAGCGGAACGGCATCGGGCTGAAAATATACGTCAAGCAAAAGAAGCCGAGGCCATGCGTGCCAAATACGAAGAACGGCGGCGGGGCGGCAAACTAGCGTGGGCGGCCCGCATTCGGGAGACCCCGCAAATGAGGGAAATCCGCCTTGCCGCCGAAGCCGAATCAGCGAAAAACGCAAAATGAGAAGGAGTACCAAGTATGAAGAGAATAGAATTTGTGAAAGGGCAAGAGTTCCTCGGTATGCGGCATCCCGTGGCCATTACTTCCCCTGTTGACAACAATGTGACGTTGGTTCCCGTCACCTCCTTGCCGGTGGCCATTAAGCGCCTGGAGTGGCTGGCAACTGACATGGTTGAGGCGGGGAACCTCTCCACTGATCTTGTGGCCGTGGTCAACGCCATTGACCTGCTTCGCCAAGAAAGGGAGCGCCGCCGCTCGCGCAGGCAGCGTGCGCGGGAAAACAGGAGGGCCGCCAAATATGGACAGCGTTAAACATACCGCGAAAAATGGCGCTGGCCGGGATTCCGGCGGGCGTTTTGCCCCCGGCTGTCATGGAGGGCCGGGCCGCCCAAGGGGGAGCTCAAACAGCCTGCTTGTACAGGCCCGGCAATGGGTGGAGGCGCGGGGCCTGCCCATGATGATAGAGGCCGCCGAAGGTGGCGACATGGACGCGGCCCGGCTGCTGGTGACGCTGGCCATGCCCAAGGTGAAGCCCGTGGCGCCGCCGCTGGAGTGCTTGAAGGACATGCCCATGCCGGAAAGAGACAAGGATCTTGGCCCCGTGGCCGTCTTTCTGCTGGACAAGGTACGCGAGGGGCAGCTTGCCGTGGCCGACGCCGAAGCCGTCTATGAGATGGCGGCACGGGCCACCACGGCGCAGGGCATCGGCAGGCCGTTCAGGCTTGAACCAATAGAGGTGGACTTTGGATAGCCTGATACCTTCATACGCCCAGCCCCGCATCTTGCCGGGCCAGACATGAGGCGCCAAGACCAGGGCCGGGACGCCCTGCAAACGGAAAGACCTGTACGGCAATGGCCGGTGCAAACTGCATGGCGGGCTCTCCACCGGGCCTAGGACAGAGGAAGGCAAACGGCGCTCCGCTGCCAACGGGAAATGTCCCAAGCGGAAGCGCAGGACGGACAGGGAAAAGCCAAGTCCATGAGTGGGTGGGAAAAGTTGGTGTTGGCAGCCAGAGGAGCAGGGAGCAAACGCAATACCTGAACGCAAGAGATCAAGGGGCGTCCAAACTATGGACTCCCTGAGACAGCCCCAGGGGGCAACAACTGGCCGGATGCTATGAAGCGTCCGGCTTTCTTTGTTTCAAGGCTCTACGGGGCCATTGCGGGCCATGACGGGCGGGGATCATGGCGGACAGCCAGGGGCCGGGGGAGACAATGACCGGCAAGGAGAGAGGATACCCTATGCATACGGTATCCATACCCATCCATGCCCTTCAATCGTGCTACTGTACTGTTACACCTTCCGGCAAAACTGAATTCAAAAACAAAGCTTTCCACCATTTCATACTAAAATACTATGTATCATAATTCCAATAGGTTATAGAAAATTCTTTCCCCTTGCCGGTCGCTTCTTTTGAGCTGATGTACCCCTGCTGATACGGGTGATTTTTGGGTAAACGTGGCACGCTGTCCCTGCCGGCAACATCGGTACGGTATCGCCACCCAATTTGGTTTGATCAATCTGATCCGGCATGTGGGCTGTTGGTCGCGGAGAGGGTCGCAGGGGGCTACCTCAAAAAATAACCCTTCCTCTTGCCGGACATTCCCCCGGATGTTATGCATGGCCCATGCCATAAGCAGGGCAAAAAGGGGCAGCAAAATTTTTTGGGGGTACATTTGGGGGTACGAGGCATTTTGTTGCACACAATAAGCTAGTATTTTCAGCATGTTATTATACAATATAGTATCCCTCCCCCGCCAGTATTCCTGCCTGTTCCGAGACAAAAAAAGACACCCGGCAGTACGGCTGCCGGGTGCTTTTTTTTGTTGACAGCGAACAGGGCATGCTCTCGCATCTGGTCCTTTCCCTTTGCCGGACATGCCGACAAGGACCGGGAAAACGACACTTGCGCCGGACGGCATGGCCGCCTGTCCCGCATTATTCCATGGCCCTAATGGGTATGGTCCATGACGGGAAAGTCCTCACCCAGTTTGGCGCGAATGGCCCGGAGCATCATGGCCTTGTTGGGACAGGGGAAATCAATGGGCGTTCCCTTGGTAATACAGGAGGCCAGGGCCACCACTTCCGCGCCGCGATCCCTGAGCATCTGCGCACGGGCCACGGCGCGCTTGCCCGGACAGCCGCCACAGGACACCACTCCCACCACCTGACAGGCACCAAAGGCCTCAAAGCCGCCCTTGCCGGCAGCAGCCATCATCAGGTCCGTGGTACCGGGACACAAATCTTCCGTCTGCTGGCAGCGAATGATACCAACCTTTTTCATGATTGCCTCCCTGAAAATAGTGTTTGCTGCATTCTACATGAGGGAGCCGGCCGGAGCAAGGCCGCCCTGCCGCAAAAATGATGCAGAGAGGCCGGCTTTCCGCAGGCCCTGCCTTGCCATATCCCGCTTTCGATGGCAGAGTACGGACCGATTCCCTGAAAGGAAACTGCACGATGTATGAAACACCCCTCCGGCGCGTTGCGGCCATTCACGACCTCTCCGGCCTGGGCCGCGTCTCCCTGACGGCGGCCATCCCCATTCTGAACTGCATGGGCATTCAGACCTGCCCGC
Coding sequences:
- the murI gene encoding glutamate racemase, with product MPVTRSLSVSPALPIGLFDSGIGGLTVLRAISHRLPQEKLLYLGDTARLPYGTKSRDTIIRYTLKAAQKLVDEGIKMLVIACNTATSAALPTLREHFFPLPVLGVVEPGAQAAVAATRNRCIAVIATEATITDGAYQQAITRLCPQATVLGRACSLFVPMAEEGWIDGPLAEGAAHRYLDDIFTPAVTAPRPDTLVLGCTHFPLFKKVLQRVIGPQVHIVDSAETTALAVDGELQRLNLLRPADAAEEPAPRFMTTDNQQRFVRTASLFLGRTLHHGEVELVNL
- a CDS encoding DUF2442 domain-containing protein codes for the protein MSRFFFPELQGVEALAPYRLRTRWSTGEVLDVDVSGILHSLPELAPLLEPETFALVHVGEWGGTVEWFDSELGADNVYAWAKEQAGQPSHEMLAAWMRRNGLSLTTAAAALGMSRRMVSYYRTARKPIPRHVWLACLGWEAAGCKDGLPFSLPGKVA
- a CDS encoding HU family DNA-binding protein, with translation MTKAELVEKIYAKAGLPTKAKAEEALDAVVASLREALAAGESVTFTGFGSFKVVERAARKGRNPRTNEEITIPSSKVVKFTPGKGLKDAIK
- a CDS encoding integrase arm-type DNA-binding domain-containing protein — translated: MAKKLTDTAVKTAKPKEKPYKVADGDGLYVLVNPGGGKLWRLKYRFEGKEKLLAIGTYPAVSLKEARARAVTAKEMIARGIDPCAARKAAKAEALAKSLTFEVVAREWHKKKLAGWTPNHARQIIRRLETLAFPDLGSRPIAELGAPDFLAVLGKVERQGHLETARRLAQICGQVTRYARLAGMIVADPASHLTEALTTKPVRHHAAITEPQEIGALLRAIDDYPGDVSVSFALKIMPYVFVRSSELRRASWTEIDLDRAEWLIPAERMKMRRPHLVPLARQVVGMFRALHAITGNRELVFPGTASATRCISDVGLLNALRRLGYGRDEMTVHGFRSMASTRLNEMGYRPDVIEAQLAHAEKNSVRDAYNRAQYVEERRRMMQEWADYLDSLRDGEGGNE
- a CDS encoding AlpA family phage regulatory protein; its protein translation is MSATVQSSPAPVLPETGFLRLADVLLFVPVCRTAWYNGVKSGLFPQPVALGKRARGYRVEDVRALIDRLNAGEGAVNA
- a CDS encoding DUF4160 domain-containing protein, with the protein product MPTLKRFPSFKIEIRYRDHLPPHVHVLSRDRREVLVELERLAVTGNIPRHDLAEVLTWIADNRGELMTIWRNYHP
- a CDS encoding DUF927 domain-containing protein, encoding MSDDILNAFTESLRAAGLVVEHVRTDGHLHRCGTTDRPRGTDGAYRIHLDAPACCWWKNWRTGDEGSHTTKPEKDLTPAERKALRERIAAARKEAEEEQATRWAASAKLARTIWDAAGSASDAHPYLQRKGVPALAGIRQREWRGVTELLLPVLDASGQLVSLQFILPEKPAEGADKRFLKGGRTAGGYCPIPAKDGSKDAPLLIAEGYATAASLHLATGHACLVAFNAGNLLPVARMARDKYPDREIILCADNDCGGGGDRNPGVEAATRAAQAIGGTLAVCPALDGSKADFNDLHTARSLEAVRRVIEEARRKTFAVHLPEGFFIRETGKHPGLFKVETKGDDSFDLRIGPPLRIIGKTFDDVWENWGTLMTWKDPAGTEHRWALPDDLLQGQGREYAQILARGGYSIAPGQAAKFAAFIQGVRTDRFVTCVQRIGWHSDAYVMPDVAYGVPADTVVLQSARHAKMFRTGGMLDGWREIPGLCAGNSRLVFALCLAFAGPLLRLSGMEGGGFSFEGGSSSGKTTALQIAASVWGGPEHVRSWRTTDNALEGVAALHNDNVLILDEVGQVGAAALSEAAYMLANGQSKGRAARDGTPRALLTWRLLFLSSGELGLADKLAENGLKSRGGQEVRFVGLPVDKAMLTDFHGLPDAGAVADRLKMLCAEHYGHAGRAFLQWLCAHREETGKDIQASIPLIVDSICPPDATEQVRRVAKRFALVLAGGLAAQRAGLLPPDMEILPHVQSCLDDWLEARGGAGAAEDAAILAAVRLFIEQHGASRFQDMDTNAATCINRVGFRQKRADGMTEYLILPEPFRAEVVKGYSPRRAAAVLRDAGWLRRNGNKNSAVCTLPDMGQRRVYAVTLPEDRENEDV